From the genome of Nasonia vitripennis strain AsymCx chromosome 1, Nvit_psr_1.1, whole genome shotgun sequence, one region includes:
- the LOC100680542 gene encoding serine/arginine-rich splicing factor 2, giving the protein MSYGRPPPRIDGMVSLKVDNLTYRTTPEDLRRVFERCGEVGDIYIPRDRFTRESRGFAFVRFYDKRDAEDALDAMDGRMVDGRELRVQMARYGRPTSPHRSRGSRRYRSRSRDRRRSRTRSRSRSRSRSRSRDRDRRRSYSRSRSRSDSKSSRGKSRSRSKSADRTKDARSKSRD; this is encoded by the exons ATGAGTTACGGCAGGCCGCCACCTCGCATCGACGGGATGGTCTCCCTCAAGGTGGACAATCTTACCTACCGCACGACCCCGGAAGACCTCAGGCGTGTGTTCGAGCGCTGCGGAGAGGTTGGCGACATCTACATACCTAGGGACAGATTCACCAGGGAAAGCCGTGGATTCGCCTTCGTGAG ATTCTATGATAAGCGTGATGCAGAGGATGCACTTGATGCCATGGATGGCCGTATGGTCGATGGAAGGGAACTGCGTGTTCAGATGGCACGCTATGGCAGACCAACTTCACCCCACCGCAGTCGTGGCAGCAGACGCTACAGGAG CCGTAGTCGAGATCGCAGACGCTCCAGGACGAGGTCACGCTCACGATCACGCAGCAGGTCACGCAGTCGTGATCGGGACCGCAGGCGCAGTTACAGTcgttcacgctcacgctctgACAGCAAGAGCTCACGCGGTAAATCACGCAGCCGCAGCAAGTCCGCCGATAGGACAAAGGACGCACGATCCAAGTCCAG AGATTGA